The sequence CATCAGTCCGGCGAGCCCGGTCGGTGCGAGCGCGACAGGCATGGAGACCGGGGCGCCAAGCAACGTGCTTTGAGTGTCGCGTGTCGAAACATCGATCATCACCCGCTGGCGCAGCCGGATGCGGTTCAGCTCTTCGGCGTTGGCGGCAATCGTGATTTCGTCATAGGATCCGCGGTCGACGTAGTCGAAGATCGCGCGCGGTACGCGGCGCATCGCGAGTTGCCGCAGGTCCTCGTTACAGGTGATCACCGCCATCTCAGACGATTCCGGAGTGGCTGCCGGCCGCTTGCGGGCGTTGCGACGAGATGCCGGCGCGGTACCCTGCGGCACGGAAGCAGGCGACGGGGTCGATCGCGCCGCCGGCCCGACGCCGGGCCTCGGCCAGGATCGGTGAGACGTCGCAATGAAAGGCGCGCTTCAGCGTGTTGCTGGCCATCAGCGCGTCATTGGTTTCCTGGAATCCCTCCAGCGCCGGGCGGTCGACCAGCAGGGCCTGCACGTAGCAGCGCTGCACGGCGCCTGCCGAATTGATCAGGCTTTCGATCGGGTCGGTTACGTTGTGTGACTGGTCGAGCAGGTAGGAGGGATCGAAGCCCGCCGCCGCGCGGTACTCGGCATCCACCAGTTCGTTGAAGATCAGGAACAGCTGGTAGGGATTGATCGAGGCGCTGTCGAGATCGTCGTCGCCGTACTTGCTGTCGTTGAAGTGGAATCCGGCCAGCTTCCGGAACTGGATCAGCCGTGCCACGATCATCTCGATATTGACGTTCGGCGCGTGATGCCCGAGATCGACCAAGGAATGGGCCTTCGGACCGAGCTGCATCGCGCACAGCGCGCTGGTGCCCCAGTCCTGGATCACGGTGGAGTAGAAAGCCGGTTCGTACAGCTTGTGCTCGATGAACATCCGCCAGTTGTCGGGCAGCGCGGCATAGATCACGCGCGCCGATTCGAGATAGCGTTCCAGCGCGCGCACCAGATGCTGCTGGCCCGGGAAGTTGCCGCCGTCGCCCACCCATACGGTCAGCGCACGCGAGCCAAGCTGGCGACCGTACTCGATGCAGTCCAGGTTGTGCGCGATCGCCTGCTCGCGTGCCTTCGCCGAGGTGTGCGTCAGCGAGCCGAACTTGAAGGACTCGCATTGTCCGGGCTGGTCCTGGAACGTATTGGAATTCACGGCGTCGAAGCCGAGCCCGAGTGCCGCCGCTTGCTCGCGCAGCGCGGCGTAGTCCGTGACGCAGTCCCACGGAAAGTGCGGTGACACGGTTGGCGTGCAGCGGGCAAGCGTGTGGATGACGGCGCAATCCTCCAGTTTCTCGAAAATATTGCGCGGCTCCGCAATGCCCGCAAAGCGCGCGAAACGCGTTCCCCCGGTGCCGACGCCCCAGCTCGGCACCGCGACCGCGAAAGCCTGTGCTCGCGTGGTGATCTCCTCGATATCAATGCCGGTGCGTGCGAGCTGCTCGCCGAGCGAGGCGTAGTCTTGTGTCAGAAAGGCCTCCAGCGGGCGATTCTGCGCGGCGATGAAATCGACGCTAAACGCGTTCATGATCGCACTCCTCAGCGGGTGAACGACGGCGCGTGGCCGGCGTCGACGTTGATGATGTTGCCGGTGGATTTGGCGGAACGCTCCGAGACCAGGAAGTACACGGCTTCGGCGACGTCCTCCGGGTAGACGTTGAGCTTGAGCAGGCTGCGCTGGCGATAGTGTTCCTCGAGCTCGTCCTCGTCCATGTTGTAGGCATCGGCGCGCTCCTGGCGCCATTTGCCGCTCCAGATCTTCGAGCCGCGCAGCACCGCATCGGGATTCACGACGTTGCAGCGGATGCCGAGCGGCGCACCTTCCAGCGCCACGGCGCGGGCCAGCTGGACCTCGGCTGCCTTGGCGGTGCAGTAGGCCGAGGCATTCGGCGAGGCGACCAGCGCATTCTTGCTGGCGATAAAGGCGATGGCACCTCCGCAGGCCTGGCGCTTGAGCAGACGGAAAGCTTCGCGCGTGATCAGGAAGTAGCCAGTTGCAAGGATCGAGATGTTGCGGTTCCAGAGTTCGAGGCTGGTGTCCTCGAGCGGTGCGGAGTTGGCAATTCCGGCGTTCGAGACCAGGATGTCCAGGCCGCCGAATTCCACGGCGGTTGCGATGCCCGCGCAGGCAACTGATTCCTCGACGGTGACATCGCAAACCACCGCGCGCACCGCATCGGAGCCGTATTCCCTTGCGAGCGCCACGCGCGTTTCCGCGAGTGCCGCGGCGTCGATATCCGCCAGCACCACGCAGGCGCCATCCTGGAGCAGGCGGCGCGCGGTTGCGGTACCGATGCCGCCCGCGCCGCCCGTGACCAGTGCCACGCGTCCCGCGAGGCTGCGCGGCTTTGGCATGCACTGCAGCTTTGCTTCCTCCAGCAGCCAGTACTCGATATCGAAGGCTTCCTGTTCCGGCAGCGCAACATAGGTATCGGCATGTTCGGCCTCGCGCATCACATTGATGGCGTTCACATAGAATTCCGCGGCGATGCGCGCGGTGGCCTTGTCGCGTGCAAAGCTGAACACCCCTACGCCGGGAACGAGATAGATCACCGCATTTGCATCGCGCATAGGGGGGCTGTCGGGGCGAGCACAGCGCCGGTAATACGCGGCATAGTTCTCGCGGTAGGCTTCGAGCGCGCCCGCGAGCGTGCTTTCGCAACGTGCGATCTCGGCCTCGCGCTCCGCGGCTGACGGATCGAAATCGATCAGCAGCGGACGAATCTTTGTGCGCAGAAAATGATCCGGGCAGGAGGTGCCCAGCGCGGCAAGCGCCGCGAGCCCTGCGGAGTTCACGAATTCGAGCACCGCGGGCGAATCGTCGAAGTGGGCGATCTTGTGTTGCGAACCACTGATCAGCCCGCGTATGCGCGGCATCAATGCGGCGGCGACACGGCGTCGCTCCGTGGCTTCGGCAATACCGGCATGACGCGTGCCACCGAATGCTTCTGCACTGCCGTTAGCCGCGAGCCACTCGCCGGCACGGCGCACGATGCGCAGGGTGGTTTCGTAACAGACCCTGGACGTATCGCCCCATGTGAACAGGCCGTGCCCCTGCAGCACCGCGCCGGCAAGCTGCGGGTTGGAGCTCGCCAGTTCGCCGAGCCGCAATCCCAGATCAAATCCCGGGCGCTGCCACGGCAGCCAGCCGATCTCCACGCCGAAAATGGTCTGCGTGAGTTCGCGGCTGCGCCTTGTGCAGGCGATCGCGATCACCGCATCCGGATGCACATGATCCACATGCGTGTGCGGGATGAAGGCATGCAGCGGGGTGTCGATGCTGGCTGCGCGCGTGTTCAGCGCAAAGGTGCAATGCGCCAGGTAGCCGACCATCTCGTCCTCGTGTGCGAGGCCGCGGTAGAGCTTTTGCATCTGTTCGAGTTTTTGCAGATAGAGCGTGGCAAAACCATCGAGCTTCATGCTGCCGAGATCGTCGCCAGAGCCCTTGACCCACAGCACCGGGACCTCCGCGCCGGTCAACGGATCCTTGTCCGGCAGCTTGGCCGAGGTATTGCCGCCGCCGAAATTCGTGATGCGCAGATCCGCGCCGAGCAGGTTTGAGCGGTACAGCAGCAGCTCCTGCTCGCTCAGCCGGGCGGCGCGCGCTTCGTCCCAGAGATTTTCGATCGTGTGCAACAGGAGGGCCTCGCGCGGGTGAATATTAAAATAGTTTATCAGTCCGATGGATCACAAACAATCACAAACAATCACAAACGGTCATCCGTAAAATGATCATCATCGACGGTTTCAAGGTGCGTTTCAGCTGCGAGCCTTGTCGATCAGGATTTCCGCGTTGACCCGCACCTCGAGCTCCCGCTCCGGCGTGAGCCGTATTCGCCGCCACCGCCCCGGCACCGAGGCGCCCGACCCACAGGGTATTGATCAGCTGATGGCCGGCCTGGACCGTGTTGGCCAGCACGATCGGCGCGGCCATCTCGGCCAGCGGCCGCAGGGTGGAGCCCTTGCGCACGCTGTTCACCACGTCATGGTTGTCGCAACCAGCAGTTCCTGCACCTCGGGCAGCCATTGTTCGTCAAAGCCTGCGGCGTCGGAGCTGTAGCCGAGCAACTGGCGCAAGATCACTGAGCGTCGCTTCAGCAGTGCCAGATCGGTGGTCATCGGTCGCCACCACCGCGCGCAGCTCACGGGCGAGCTGCGGATCGAACACATTGGCCGCGATCGCGTAGCCGGCATGATTCGAGGCCGGCCTTGAACTGCGCGAGCTCCGTGGTCGGTTCTGGCAGCGGGCTCTCGACCTCCAGCGCGATCATCGGCCCGTTGCTGGCAGGGAAGCAGGGCTGGGAGTGCGAGTTGCCCGTGGACATTGACTGTTTGTTTCCAGTCTGGTGGGAGGGTAGCAGCATAACTTACTACTAAAACAATCAAAAGTAATCAATAGATTGCAAAATAGATCGTAGTTGAGTAAGGTTGATCCTCCGCAATCACGCCACGCGCGTTATGGCGGCTCTGCACCGCCGCAAGGAGCGAGTGGGGCAGGGATCATAACAACCGGACGGGTCAGCCATGCTGGAGCAACAACGTCAGCGCCTCATCCTCGATCTTCTTGAAGAGAAGCAGTTCGTGCGCCTGCAGGAACTGGTCGACACCCTGAATGCCTCGCCGGCAACCGTTCGCCGTGATATCAACAAGCTCGCCGCGGAGGGACTGCTGAGCAAGATCCACGGCGGCGCGCAACTGAGCGCGTCCGGGCTGGCTCCCAGAGCGCCGCGCCAGCAACTGCAGGGTGCGGCGTTCCTGGCGAACCTGGAGCGCCAGGTGGCCGAGAAGCGCGCGATCGCAGAGCGTGCCGTGGCGCTGTGCCAGGACGGGGAAACGATCCTGATCAACGGCGGCAGCTCCACCTTCATGATGGCCGAATTCCTGTGCGCGCGTGATATCAACGTGCTCACCAACTCCTTTGCACTGGCCGGCGTGCTGCTGGAATCCGGGCGGTGCCGGGTCACCCTGCCCGGCGGGGAGCTGCATCGCAAGCAGAACATCATCGTCAGCGCCTTCGACGAGGACCTGATTCAGCGGTATCACGGGCGGCGCATGTTCATGGGCACGCCTGCCATCGGTGCACACGGTGTAATGGAGTCCGACCCGATATTGATACAAGCCGAGCAGAAACTGCTGCGCCAGGCCGAACAGCTGGTGGTCCTGGCCGACAGCAGCAAGCTCAATGCACGCGCCGAACTGGTGTTCTGCCCGCTGGAGGAAGTCGATATCCTGATCACCGACAGCGGTATCGATGCGGACACGCGCGTGCTTTTCGAAGACGCCGGTATCGAGCTGATCGTGGTCGAACCCGTTGCAGGCAACACGCAAACGCGTGTCGCAGGAGAACAAGGCTGATGCAGAACGACGAATTCGAGCGCACGCCCGTCACACCCGGACGGCTGCAGCCGGCGCGGCATTTCGCGGCAAATTATGCCGGCGAGCATGTGGCCGGGACCGAGTTCGTGATCGGCGCGATGTTCGTGGCCTGGGGCGTATCCACGGGCGACATCCTGTGGGGGCTCCTGTGGGGCAACCTGATGGCGGTGCTCAGCTGGGGGCTGGTGTGCGCGCCGATCGCGGTGCAGACGCGGCTCACGCTGTACGCCTATCTGGAGAAGATCGGTGGCCCAGGCATGATCCGCGTCTACAGCGTGGTCAACGGCGTGCTCTTCTGCATACTCGCGGGAACCATGATCACGGTCTCCGCCTCGGCGATGCGCATCCCGCTGGGCATTGCCCCGCAGGTCGACTGGTACCCCACGAGCGTGGCTTTCGTGGCGCTGGTGCTCGTGATCGGTGCGGTGGTGGTGTGGATCGCACTGCGCGGTTTTCGCGGCGTGGCGCGTTTTGCCACGGTCTGTGCACCATGGATGGTTCTGATGTTCGTGCTGGGCGCGATGGCGATGCTGCCGGTGCTGGCGGCGAGCACGGATGGCGTGCAGGCGAGTTCGGGGATTGCCGATTTCGGCACCATCGCCGATCGCTGGATCTGGCAGGGAACCGGTGCCGGTTCGGTCGGTATGTGGCATGTGGCGGCGTTTGCGTGGATCTGTAATCTCGCGATGCATGGCGGTCTGTCCGATATGAGCGTGCTGCGTTTCGCGCGCAGCCCGAGCTATGGCTTTCTCTCCGCGAACGGCATGTTCATCGGGCATTACATGGCGTGGGTCTGTGCCGGCATCATGGGCGCGGGCGCCGCGCTGCTGTTGAAGAGCAGCATCTCGGTACTCGATCCGGGTGCGGTGGCCTACCAGGCGCTTGGTTCCGCGGGCATTGTTGCAGTGATCGTTGCCGGCTGGACGACCGCAAACCCCACGATCTACCGCGCCGGGCTGGCGTTCCAGTCGCTCAACCCGCGCTGGGGTCGCGCGCGCGTCACGATGATCACCGGCGGCGTCACGACCGTGATTGCGTGTTTCCCGTTCGTGTTCAGCCGGCTGATGGATTTTGTCGGGATCATGGGGCTCACGCTGGCGCCGGTCGGCGCGGTGATCGTGGCCGAACACTGGCTGTTTCCGCGTCTCGGGCTCACGCGTTACTGGGCGCACTACGCGGGTCTGCGCACGAATTTTGCCGCGCTCGCGGCATGGGCGCTGTCGTTGCTTCTCGCGCTGGCGCTGGTCTGGAGCGGGACGCTGCATCTCTTCTTCCTGCTGATCCCGACCTGGATCGCGGCAACCGTGATCTACCTCGTCCTCGCCAGCTTCAGCGGTGCGCGCGTCGCGCACGCCGAGCAGGCTGCCCGGGATGAGGGCGCGCTGCGACAGCAACAGGCCGCGGAGCGGCAATACCTGGATAACGAGCAGTTGTGGCGCGCCAGCACGGCGCGCGCCAGCGCAAACCCGCGTCTGCAGTTCAGCCGGCTGTTTACCCTGCTTGCGCTCGCGTGTTGCGTGTTCTCGGGGCTGGCGGTCTTCAACGGGACGATCGAACTGGCAACGCTGCGCGACTGGTTGATCGCGCCGACCGTGATTTACCTCGTGGCCGCGACGATCTGGATGCGCGAAAAGGAATGCCGTGATTCGGAAATCCCGCCGGCATGAGCTGCACGCTGATTTTCGACATCGGCAAGACGCATGCGAAGGCAATCGTGTTCGATGCCGTTCTGCAGCCCGTCGCGCGCCGCCAGCGTGCAAACAGCGTGCTCACTACCGCGCCCTATCCGCATCTCGATGTCGACGGCCTGTGGCAGTGGATGCTCGAGGCGATGCGCGATAGCGCAGCGCAACACCGGATAGAGCACATCATTGTCACAACGCATGGTGCAACGGCGGCGCTGATCGATCCGGCGCGCGGCGAGAACGGGCTCGTTCTGCCGGTGCTCGACTACGAACACTCGGGGCCGGAAGAATTCGCGGACTACGAGGCGCGGCGACCCGCCTTTGCGCAAACCTTTTCGCCGGCGCTGCCGGGTGGCCTGAATCTCGGGCGGCAGTTGCACTGGCTGCGCACACGGTTTCCGAAGGACTTCGCGCGTGCGCAGGCCGTGCTTCTCTACCCGCAATACTGGACATGGCGTCTGAGCGGCGCGCTGCTGAGTGAATGCAGCTCGCTCGGTTGCCATACCGATCTGTGGTCGCCGCGGGCGCGGGATTTTTCCGTGCTGGTTCCCGCACTCGGGCTGCTGGGCAAAATCCCCCCGCGGCGTGTGGCCTGGGGGTCAGTGCAACTGCATGCCGATATTGCCGATCGCACGGGGCTTACGACGAACTGTGCGGTGCATGCCGGAGTGCATGACAGCAACGCGGGTTATGCACGTCAGCTGAAACTTGCGCTGGGCCGGCCATTCGTGCTGGTCTCGACCGGTACATGGGTGGTGTGCATGGCATCGCATGGGGCGCTGGAGGCGCTCGACGAGACGCGCGACATGCTCGCCAATGTCGATATCCACGGCAACCCGGTCGCCTGCGCGCGCTTTATGGGCGGGCGCGAGTTCGCCGCGATCTGCGGATTGCTCGGCGCCGATCCGGACGCCGATGTGAGCGTCGAGGATGTGCAGGCCGTTGTGGATGCCGGCGCGCTGGCGCTGCCAAGTTTTGGCGGCGCCAGCGGACCGTTTGCCGCATCAGCGGGACGAATCGTCGGCCAACCCGCCAACGGTGCCGCGCTTGCCACGCTCTACACGGCGCTGATGATCGATCAGCTGCTCGATCTGCTGGCGGCTCCCGGCGAGATCGTGATCGAAGGTGCGCTTCTTGCGAACTCCGTGTTGTGCCGGTTGGTGGCGGCGCTGCGCAATACACCCGTGGGCCTGTGCGGGACCGGCGATTCGAGCGCGCTCGGCGCGGCCATGCTGTGCCATTGGGAGCGCGAACCCGAAATGGCGCCCCTACAGCACTGCGAGCCGTGCACGCTGCGTGGACTCGTGGATTACCGCGCGCGGTGGCGCATGGCGGCTGCGGACCAACCACGGCAGCGATCAGGACAATCGGAGATCAATGCATGAAGACTGGATGGAAGTGGTTCTGGGGTGTGACGGCGCTGCTGGTGCTGCTCGCACTGGTGGCCGGTGGCGCCTACTACAGTGAGATGCGTGCGAACGGCTTTTTCCGTGACCCCGTATTCGAGACCGAAAGGCCGGCGCTGCCGCCGCTGGAGCATCCGGCGGTGCTGGTTTTCTCGAAAACCAATTCCTTCATTCACAAGGAGGCCATTCCGGCGGGGAAGCAATTGTTTGAGCAGATCGCGGCGGAGCAGGGCGCGAGCATTTTCCTGAGCGACAGTGGCGGCGTTTTCAATCCGGAGGATCTCGCGCATTTTGATGTGATCGTCTGGAACAATGTGACCGGCGATGTGCTGACCGCGCAGCAACGCCAGGCCATGCGGCATTGGCTCGAACAGGGCGGCGGCTTCCTGGCACTGCACGCGGGTGGCGACAACAGCCATGAGGTCTGGCCCTGGTACCTCGACACCGTGATCCGCGCGCGCTTCATTGGCCATCCGCTGTACCCTCAGTTCCAGCAGGCCACCCTGCACATCGAGCAGCCCGCCGATCCGATCGTTGCGGCTCTCGAGGAAGACTGGGTTCGGACGGATGAGTGGTACTCCTTCGACAACAGCCCGCGCGCGTCGGATGTCCGCGTGCTCGCAACGATCGACGAAAACACCTACTCCCCCGGCAGCTTTTTCGGGAAGCCGCTGGCAATGGGCAGCGATCACCCGATGATCTGGAAGCACTGTGCTGGCGCCGGCCGGGTGTTCTATTCGGCGCTGGGGCATACCGCGGAGAGCTATTCGGACCCGAAGTACCGGGAAGTGCTCATGCGCGCAATTGTCTGGGCTGGCCGCCTGGACCCAGCTGCCGCGCTGCCCGCGGATCCGCTCATCTGCGAAACCAATTGAACAGGAGGAGAAAATCATGATGAACCGACGGAAAATGTTGCTGGCAGTTGCCAGCGCGATGGGCGGTGCCATGCTGGGATCGGCGACGCTGCGGGTGCTGGCCGGCGAGGTGCCCGCCGCCGCAGCTTCGCGCGCGCTGTTTGACGCGAATACCTCGCAACTGGTCAGCGTGCTCGCGGAGATGATCATTCCCGAGACCGATACGCCCGGCGCAATCGCCGCGGGCACTCCGCAATTCATCGAGATGATGGTCGCGGACTGGTATACCGATATCGAGCGCGGGATTTTCTTCGACGGACTGAAACAGCTCGACACGTTCTGTAAAGCCTCGCTCGGAACCAGCTTCATCGAGGCGAACGCGAAGCAGCGCATTGCCGCGCTGGACGAGGCGGAAAATCAGGCGGCTGCCTATGTGAGTCCCTTTCCGGGTGGTACGGTTGCCGCCGCGATCTCAAAAATCGTCGACGAGAACACGCCGTTTTTCGCCAAGCTAAAGGAACTGACCGTGATCGGCTATTACAGCTCGGAAGTCGGCGCGAAGCTGGAACTGGCCTACAACCCGATGCCGATGCGCTACGAGGGCGATTACGCCTACGTGAAGACAGGGGGACGCCAGTGGAGCTATTGATCATGCGCCGCGCCGGATACGGCCACTGGGCAGGAGTCCGCAAACAATGAAAGAACAATTCGACGCAATCGTTGTTGGTTCCGGCGTGACCGGTGGCTGGGCCGCCAAGGAATTGACCGGCAAGGGTCTGAAAGTGCTGATGCTGGAG comes from Gammaproteobacteria bacterium and encodes:
- the rhaI gene encoding L-rhamnose catabolism isomerase; translation: MNAFSVDFIAAQNRPLEAFLTQDYASLGEQLARTGIDIEEITTRAQAFAVAVPSWGVGTGGTRFARFAGIAEPRNIFEKLEDCAVIHTLARCTPTVSPHFPWDCVTDYAALREQAAALGLGFDAVNSNTFQDQPGQCESFKFGSLTHTSAKAREQAIAHNLDCIEYGRQLGSRALTVWVGDGGNFPGQQHLVRALERYLESARVIYAALPDNWRMFIEHKLYEPAFYSTVIQDWGTSALCAMQLGPKAHSLVDLGHHAPNVNIEMIVARLIQFRKLAGFHFNDSKYGDDDLDSASINPYQLFLIFNELVDAEYRAAAGFDPSYLLDQSHNVTDPIESLINSAGAVQRCYVQALLVDRPALEGFQETNDALMASNTLKRAFHCDVSPILAEARRRAGGAIDPVACFRAAGYRAGISSQRPQAAGSHSGIV
- a CDS encoding bifunctional rhamnulose-1-phosphate aldolase/short-chain dehydrogenase; amino-acid sequence: MLHTIENLWDEARAARLSEQELLLYRSNLLGADLRITNFGGGNTSAKLPDKDPLTGAEVPVLWVKGSGDDLGSMKLDGFATLYLQKLEQMQKLYRGLAHEDEMVGYLAHCTFALNTRAASIDTPLHAFIPHTHVDHVHPDAVIAIACTRRSRELTQTIFGVEIGWLPWQRPGFDLGLRLGELASSNPQLAGAVLQGHGLFTWGDTSRVCYETTLRIVRRAGEWLAANGSAEAFGGTRHAGIAEATERRRVAAALMPRIRGLISGSQHKIAHFDDSPAVLEFVNSAGLAALAALGTSCPDHFLRTKIRPLLIDFDPSAAEREAEIARCESTLAGALEAYRENYAAYYRRCARPDSPPMRDANAVIYLVPGVGVFSFARDKATARIAAEFYVNAINVMREAEHADTYVALPEQEAFDIEYWLLEEAKLQCMPKPRSLAGRVALVTGGAGGIGTATARRLLQDGACVVLADIDAAALAETRVALAREYGSDAVRAVVCDVTVEESVACAGIATAVEFGGLDILVSNAGIANSAPLEDTSLELWNRNISILATGYFLITREAFRLLKRQACGGAIAFIASKNALVASPNASAYCTAKAAEVQLARAVALEGAPLGIRCNVVNPDAVLRGSKIWSGKWRQERADAYNMDEDELEEHYRQRSLLKLNVYPEDVAEAVYFLVSERSAKSTGNIINVDAGHAPSFTR
- a CDS encoding DeoR/GlpR transcriptional regulator — translated: MLEQQRQRLILDLLEEKQFVRLQELVDTLNASPATVRRDINKLAAEGLLSKIHGGAQLSASGLAPRAPRQQLQGAAFLANLERQVAEKRAIAERAVALCQDGETILINGGSSTFMMAEFLCARDINVLTNSFALAGVLLESGRCRVTLPGGELHRKQNIIVSAFDEDLIQRYHGRRMFMGTPAIGAHGVMESDPILIQAEQKLLRQAEQLVVLADSSKLNARAELVFCPLEEVDILITDSGIDADTRVLFEDAGIELIVVEPVAGNTQTRVAGEQG
- a CDS encoding nucleoside transporter; translated protein: MQNDEFERTPVTPGRLQPARHFAANYAGEHVAGTEFVIGAMFVAWGVSTGDILWGLLWGNLMAVLSWGLVCAPIAVQTRLTLYAYLEKIGGPGMIRVYSVVNGVLFCILAGTMITVSASAMRIPLGIAPQVDWYPTSVAFVALVLVIGAVVVWIALRGFRGVARFATVCAPWMVLMFVLGAMAMLPVLAASTDGVQASSGIADFGTIADRWIWQGTGAGSVGMWHVAAFAWICNLAMHGGLSDMSVLRFARSPSYGFLSANGMFIGHYMAWVCAGIMGAGAALLLKSSISVLDPGAVAYQALGSAGIVAVIVAGWTTANPTIYRAGLAFQSLNPRWGRARVTMITGGVTTVIACFPFVFSRLMDFVGIMGLTLAPVGAVIVAEHWLFPRLGLTRYWAHYAGLRTNFAALAAWALSLLLALALVWSGTLHLFFLLIPTWIAATVIYLVLASFSGARVAHAEQAARDEGALRQQQAAERQYLDNEQLWRASTARASANPRLQFSRLFTLLALACCVFSGLAVFNGTIELATLRDWLIAPTVIYLVAATIWMREKECRDSEIPPA
- a CDS encoding L-fuculose kinase; amino-acid sequence: MSCTLIFDIGKTHAKAIVFDAVLQPVARRQRANSVLTTAPYPHLDVDGLWQWMLEAMRDSAAQHRIEHIIVTTHGATAALIDPARGENGLVLPVLDYEHSGPEEFADYEARRPAFAQTFSPALPGGLNLGRQLHWLRTRFPKDFARAQAVLLYPQYWTWRLSGALLSECSSLGCHTDLWSPRARDFSVLVPALGLLGKIPPRRVAWGSVQLHADIADRTGLTTNCAVHAGVHDSNAGYARQLKLALGRPFVLVSTGTWVVCMASHGALEALDETRDMLANVDIHGNPVACARFMGGREFAAICGLLGADPDADVSVEDVQAVVDAGALALPSFGGASGPFAASAGRIVGQPANGAALATLYTALMIDQLLDLLAAPGEIVIEGALLANSVLCRLVAALRNTPVGLCGTGDSSALGAAMLCHWEREPEMAPLQHCEPCTLRGLVDYRARWRMAAADQPRQRSGQSEINA
- a CDS encoding ThuA domain-containing protein, producing MKTGWKWFWGVTALLVLLALVAGGAYYSEMRANGFFRDPVFETERPALPPLEHPAVLVFSKTNSFIHKEAIPAGKQLFEQIAAEQGASIFLSDSGGVFNPEDLAHFDVIVWNNVTGDVLTAQQRQAMRHWLEQGGGFLALHAGGDNSHEVWPWYLDTVIRARFIGHPLYPQFQQATLHIEQPADPIVAALEEDWVRTDEWYSFDNSPRASDVRVLATIDENTYSPGSFFGKPLAMGSDHPMIWKHCAGAGRVFYSALGHTAESYSDPKYREVLMRAIVWAGRLDPAAALPADPLICETN
- a CDS encoding gluconate 2-dehydrogenase subunit 3 family protein; translated protein: MMNRRKMLLAVASAMGGAMLGSATLRVLAGEVPAAAASRALFDANTSQLVSVLAEMIIPETDTPGAIAAGTPQFIEMMVADWYTDIERGIFFDGLKQLDTFCKASLGTSFIEANAKQRIAALDEAENQAAAYVSPFPGGTVAAAISKIVDENTPFFAKLKELTVIGYYSSEVGAKLELAYNPMPMRYEGDYAYVKTGGRQWSY